A genomic region of Ornithorhynchus anatinus isolate Pmale09 chromosome 7, mOrnAna1.pri.v4, whole genome shotgun sequence contains the following coding sequences:
- the LOC100086778 gene encoding MOB-like protein phocein isoform X2, producing MVMAEGTAVLRRNRPGTKAQYIQQNIRADCSNIDKILEPPEGQDEGVWKYEHLRQFCLELNGLAVKLQSECHPDTCTQMTATEQWIFLCAAHKTPKECPAIDYTRHTLDGAACLLNSNKYFPSRVSIKESSVAKLGSVCRRIYRIFSHAYFHHRQIFDEYENETFLCHRFTKFVMKYNLMSKDNLIVPILEEEVQNSVSGESEA from the exons ATGGTCATGGCGGAGGGCACGGCCGTGCTCAGGAGGAACAGGCCCGGCACCAAGGCCCAG TACATTCAGCAGAACATCCGGGCAGACTGTTCCAATATCGACAAAATCCTTGAACCCCCCGAAGGTCAAGATGAAGGCGTCTGGAAGTATGAACATTTAAG GCAGTTCTGTCTCGAGCTTAATGGGCTTGCCGTCAAGCTTCAG AGCGAGTGCCACCCGGACACCTGCACTCAGATGACAGCCACGGAACAGTGGATTTTCCTGTGCGCCGCTCACAAAACTCCCAAAGAG TGTCCCGCCATCGACTACACCAGGCACACGTTGGACGGGGCTGCCTGCCTGCTCAACAGCAACAAATACTTCCCCAGCAG GGTGAGCATCAAGGAGTCGTCGGTGGCCAAGCTCGGCTCGGTCTGCCGTCGCATCTACAGGATATTCTCCCACGCTTACTTCCACCACCGGCAGATCTTCGACGAGTACGAG AACGAGACCTTCCTATGTCACCGGTTTACCAAATTCGTGATGAAATACAATCTGATGTCCAAAGACAACCTGATCGTGCCGATTTTGGAAGAGGAAGTCCAGAACTCGGTGTCCGGGGAGAGCGAAGCGTGA
- the LOC100086778 gene encoding MOB-like protein phocein isoform X1 → MVMAEGTAVLRRNRPGTKAQDFYNWPDESFDEMDSTLAVQQYIQQNIRADCSNIDKILEPPEGQDEGVWKYEHLRQFCLELNGLAVKLQSECHPDTCTQMTATEQWIFLCAAHKTPKECPAIDYTRHTLDGAACLLNSNKYFPSRVSIKESSVAKLGSVCRRIYRIFSHAYFHHRQIFDEYENETFLCHRFTKFVMKYNLMSKDNLIVPILEEEVQNSVSGESEA, encoded by the exons ATGGTCATGGCGGAGGGCACGGCCGTGCTCAGGAGGAACAGGCCCGGCACCAAGGCCCAG GATTTCTACAATTGGCCTGATGAATCCTTCGATGAGATGGACAGCACGCTAGCTGTTCAACAG TACATTCAGCAGAACATCCGGGCAGACTGTTCCAATATCGACAAAATCCTTGAACCCCCCGAAGGTCAAGATGAAGGCGTCTGGAAGTATGAACATTTAAG GCAGTTCTGTCTCGAGCTTAATGGGCTTGCCGTCAAGCTTCAG AGCGAGTGCCACCCGGACACCTGCACTCAGATGACAGCCACGGAACAGTGGATTTTCCTGTGCGCCGCTCACAAAACTCCCAAAGAG TGTCCCGCCATCGACTACACCAGGCACACGTTGGACGGGGCTGCCTGCCTGCTCAACAGCAACAAATACTTCCCCAGCAG GGTGAGCATCAAGGAGTCGTCGGTGGCCAAGCTCGGCTCGGTCTGCCGTCGCATCTACAGGATATTCTCCCACGCTTACTTCCACCACCGGCAGATCTTCGACGAGTACGAG AACGAGACCTTCCTATGTCACCGGTTTACCAAATTCGTGATGAAATACAATCTGATGTCCAAAGACAACCTGATCGTGCCGATTTTGGAAGAGGAAGTCCAGAACTCGGTGTCCGGGGAGAGCGAAGCGTGA